Genomic DNA from Nonomuraea rubra:
CCGGCAAGCTGCCGCACACCTTCCCCCGCTCCGAGTCGGACCTGCCGACGGCCGGCGACCCCCGGCGCTACCCCGGCACGTTCTCCGACGGCTCGGTGGTGCGCCCGCCTGGCAACACCGAGCCGCGGCAGGTCGCCTACGACGAGGGCCTCCAGGTCGGCTACCGCTGGTACGCGGCCCAGGGCATCGAGCCGCTGTTCCCGTTCGGGCACGGCCTCACCTACACCACCTTCGCCTACGACAGGCTGGACGTGACGGCCGCGAGAGGCGGGCTGCGGGTGAGCTTCCGCCTCACGAACACCGGCCGCCGGACCGGCACCGAGACGGCGCAGGCCTACGTCGAGCTGCCGGCCGCCGCGGAGGAGCCGTCCAAGCGGCTGCTGGGCTGGCAGAAGGTCACCCTGCGGCCGGGCGAGTCGCGTACCGTGCGGCTCGACGTCAGCGCGGCCGACCTCGAGGACCTGCACCTGCTGCAGTACTGGAACGCCGCCACCGGCAGGTGGGCCACCGCCAGGGGCGCCTACCACGTCAGCGTCGGCACGTCGTTCGACACCACCCTCCGGGACCGCTTCGTGCTGCGCTGACCTCAGCCGGCCTCCTCCGCGATCAGCGAGTTCAGCCGCACCGCGGTGCGGCTGAACTTCGCCCGGTACGCCGACGCGCTCATCCCGTAGTGCGCCCGGAAACGCCGGGCGAAGTGGTTGGCGTCCGGCCAGCCGACCGCCTCGGCGATCCGCGTGATCGACTGGTCGCTGTGCAGCAGCAGGACCGCCGCCCGCTCGACGCGGAACCTCGACAGGTACGCCATCGGCGGCAGCCCCGTCTCCGCCTTGAACCGGCGCACCAGGTAGCCGCGGCTCAGGTGCAGCCGCTCGGCCAGCTCGGCGAGCGTCCACGGCCGCGTCGGCTCCGCCTCCAGCAGCCGCATGGCGCGCACCACCATCGGATGGCGGTGCCCGGCGGCCGGGCCCGTCCCGCCGCCGTCCACGAGCCTGGCCAGGCAGGCGAGGAACTGGATGAGCCGCCCGATGATCTCGCTCCGGTACGGGCCGGGCGGCCGGAACCGCAACCGGTCCAGCGCGTCCAGGGGCTCGGCGCACTCGGCGACGGCCGCCGCGCCCAGCCGGGCCGTCAGCATCCCGCGGCGCTGCAGCGAGTAGGGCCCGATCCACAGCAGGTGGTCGAGCAGCGGATCCTCGCGCGCCCACGCCAGCTCGTGCCGCAGCAGCTCGCTGGAGAAGCAGCAGTTGTACACGTCGAGCCGCCGGCAGTCCTCGTAGCCGTGCCAGACGCCCGGCCGCAGCAGGATGACGTCGCCGACGGCCAGGGGCCGGCGCCCGGCCAGCGAGACGTGCACGCCCTCGCCGCCGGTCACCATGACCACCTCGATGAAGCTGTGCGTGTGCACCGGGTGCCGCCGCTCGTGCAGGAAGTGCCCGGCGTAGGCCACCGTGCCCTCGGTGAAATGCAGCTGCGCGCCGACACGATCGACTGGGGGGTCGTCCATGGGTCGAGCTTCCCCCACTTCCCGCCCGGCGGCCCCTCCCGGCTGATCAGGAATCGAGAAGCGCAGGTCACGCGCCCGGACGTACGGTTGGCGAACCTGGCCGGAAGGAGAGCCCATGTGCCACCCCTCGTGGAGCCGCGCCCTGGCGGCGGCGCAGCACCTGAACGACCTCGCGCGGCTGCGGCGCGTACGGGACCGGATCGACCGGGAGTACGCCCGGCCGCTGGACGTCGAGGCGCTGGCCCGCGGCGTGCACCTGTCGGCCGGCCACCTCAGCCGCGAGTTCCGGCGCGCGTACGGCGAGTCGCCGTACGCGTATCTGATGACGCGCCGCATCGAACGCGCGATGGCGCTGCTGCGCCGGGCCGACCTCACCGTCACCGAGGTCTGCTTCGCGGTCGGCTGCTCGTCGCTGGGCACCTTCAGCACCCGCTTCACCGAGCTGGTCGGCGTGCCGCCCACCGTCTACCGGCGTGAGGCCGCCCGGGCGACCGCGGGCCTGCCGTCCTGCGTCGCCAAGCAGGTGACGAGGCCGATCAGGCGCCGGGCGGCGCAGGTCGCGGCCCCCCGGCTAACGTGACGTCATGGACATCACCATTCACACCACGTCCCTTCCGCACGACGACCCGGACGCCTCCCTGGCCTTCTACCGCGACGCCCTCGGCTTCGAGGTCCGCAGCGACGTCGGCCGCGGGAAGATGCGCTGGATCACGGTCGGCCCCGCCGGCCAGCCCGGCACGTCCATCCTGCTGGCGCCGCCCGCCGCCGATCCCGGCGTCACCGACGACGAGCGCCGCGTCATCGCCGAGATGATGGCCAAGGGCACCTTCGGCTGGATCATGCTGGCCACGCCGGACCTCCAGAGCACCTACCAGCAGGTCCTGGCCGCCGGCGCGGAGGTCGTGCAGGAGCCGACGGACCAGCCGTACGGGGTGCGCGACTGCGCCTTCCGCGACCCCGCGGGCAACCTGGTCCGCATCCAGGAGGCGCGCTGAGCCGCGCCTGTCACCTGACCTCGTCCCAGGGCAGGCCCTCGATGCGTTCGAGGTGCTCCTCGCCCCACTCGCCCAGCGGCGCCATCGCCGCGTTGAGCGAACGGCCGAAGGCGGTGAGCGAGTACTCCACCTTCGGCGGGACCTGGTGGTACACCTCGCGGTGCAGCAGCCCGGTGGTCTCCATCTCGCGCAGTTGAGAGATCAGCACCCGCTCGCTGATGCCGGGGACCGCGCGCCGTAGCTCGCCGAAACGCAGGGGGCCGTCCTGCAGCGCGAAGAGGATCAGCCCCTTCCACTTGCCTCCCATGACGGCGATGGCGGCGTCGAGCCCACACGTGAACGTCCGTTTCATACTTACATTCTGGTCGGTACCCGGGGAAATAGTAGGTACTTGAGGTCATGCATGTGCTCCGGCCAGCATGGATCCATCTCTCCCCCTACTTCTCCGACTGGAGTACGCAGATGACACCTGTCACCGTGATCGGCCTGGGCTCGATGGGCACGGCACTGGCGGCCGCCTTCGCCGAGGCCGGCCACCCGACCACCGTCTGGAACAGGACCGCGAGCAGGGCCGCGCCCCTCGTCGCCATGGGCGCCAGGCATGCGCCGGCCGTCGAGGACGCGGTGGCGGCCGGCCCGCTGATCGTCACCTGCCTGACCACGTTCGACGACACCCGGCTGGCCCTGGAGCCGGCCGCCGCGCGGCTACGCGGACGGGCCCTGGTCACCCTCAACAGCGGTTCCCCGGCCGGAGCCCGCGAGACGGCCGCATGGGCCGGCGGCCTCGGCGCCCGGTTCCTGGCCGGAGCGGTCAAGAACGTGCCCTCGGCCGTGGGCGCGCCGGACACGCTGCTCTACTACAGCGGCGACAGGTCCGTCTTCGAGGAGTTCGAGGCGACGCTGAAGGTGCTGGGCGGCGACACCGTCCACCTCGGCGGCGAGAGCGACCTCGCGGCCCTGTACGAGATGGCGGTGGGCGCCATGCTGCTGCCCGCCCTGGCCGGATTCTTCCAGGGCGCCGCCGCCGTCCAGGCGCGCGGGCTGGAGGTCGGCTCGATGGTGCGGTTCGCCGGCAAGTGGCTGGACATGATCAAGTCCCTGCTGCCGGTCTACGCCCGGGAGATCGACGCCGGTGACTACACCGACGCCGCCTCCTCCGTGAACCTCTTCCTCGCCGGCGCGGCCCACGACCTGGAGCTGACCGGGGAGACGGGCGTCGACACGGCCTGGCTCGCCCCGCTGCACGACCTGGTGCGGCGGGCGGCCGAGGCGGGTCACGGTGACCACAGCATCTCGGCCCTCACCGAGGTGCTCAGGGCTCACCGATAGGAGTCGATGGGCTCATCGATAGGAGTCGATGAGCCGGGCGAGATGACCGCCCGCGATCTCCAGCGGCGCCTCGCTCTGCGACACCTGCGCCGACAACTCCGCCCCCTCCAGCAGGTTGATCACGGTGTGGGC
This window encodes:
- a CDS encoding helix-turn-helix transcriptional regulator yields the protein MCHPSWSRALAAAQHLNDLARLRRVRDRIDREYARPLDVEALARGVHLSAGHLSREFRRAYGESPYAYLMTRRIERAMALLRRADLTVTEVCFAVGCSSLGTFSTRFTELVGVPPTVYRREAARATAGLPSCVAKQVTRPIRRRAAQVAAPRLT
- a CDS encoding AraC family transcriptional regulator, yielding MDDPPVDRVGAQLHFTEGTVAYAGHFLHERRHPVHTHSFIEVVMVTGGEGVHVSLAGRRPLAVGDVILLRPGVWHGYEDCRRLDVYNCCFSSELLRHELAWAREDPLLDHLLWIGPYSLQRRGMLTARLGAAAVAECAEPLDALDRLRFRPPGPYRSEIIGRLIQFLACLARLVDGGGTGPAAGHRHPMVVRAMRLLEAEPTRPWTLAELAERLHLSRGYLVRRFKAETGLPPMAYLSRFRVERAAVLLLHSDQSITRIAEAVGWPDANHFARRFRAHYGMSASAYRAKFSRTAVRLNSLIAEEAG
- a CDS encoding NAD(P)-dependent oxidoreductase, with the translated sequence MTPVTVIGLGSMGTALAAAFAEAGHPTTVWNRTASRAAPLVAMGARHAPAVEDAVAAGPLIVTCLTTFDDTRLALEPAAARLRGRALVTLNSGSPAGARETAAWAGGLGARFLAGAVKNVPSAVGAPDTLLYYSGDRSVFEEFEATLKVLGGDTVHLGGESDLAALYEMAVGAMLLPALAGFFQGAAAVQARGLEVGSMVRFAGKWLDMIKSLLPVYAREIDAGDYTDAASSVNLFLAGAAHDLELTGETGVDTAWLAPLHDLVRRAAEAGHGDHSISALTEVLRAHR
- a CDS encoding VOC family protein, producing the protein MDITIHTTSLPHDDPDASLAFYRDALGFEVRSDVGRGKMRWITVGPAGQPGTSILLAPPAADPGVTDDERRVIAEMMAKGTFGWIMLATPDLQSTYQQVLAAGAEVVQEPTDQPYGVRDCAFRDPAGNLVRIQEAR
- a CDS encoding winged helix-turn-helix transcriptional regulator — its product is MKRTFTCGLDAAIAVMGGKWKGLILFALQDGPLRFGELRRAVPGISERVLISQLREMETTGLLHREVYHQVPPKVEYSLTAFGRSLNAAMAPLGEWGEEHLERIEGLPWDEVR